A single genomic interval of Zingiber officinale cultivar Zhangliang chromosome 4A, Zo_v1.1, whole genome shotgun sequence harbors:
- the LOC121970593 gene encoding protein LIFEGUARD 2-like has protein sequence MWTRPGYGKGAGDVEAAVAQPLYPMMMEPPELRWAFIRRIYSILAFQMLITVAVAAFVVSVPSVSHFFVSSGAGLGLYIFLILLPFIVLCPLYYYYQHHPLNFILLGIFTVSISFAVGLTCAYTSGKVILESVILTAVVVVSLTLYTFWAASRGHDFSFLGPFLFSAIIILMLFALIQVIFHLGRISTMIYGAIAAIIFCGYIIYDTDNLIKRYSYDEYIWAAVALYLDIINLFLSLLTLFRASES, from the exons ATGTGGACTCGACCGGGGTACGGAAAGGGCGCCGGGGACGTTGAGGCGGCTGTGGCGCAGCCGCTGTACCCGATGATGATGGAGCCGCCGGAGCTTCGCTGGGCCTTCATCCGGAGGATCTACTCCATACTCGCCTTCCAGATGCTAATCACCGTCGCCGTCGCCGCCTTCGTCGTCTCCGTTCCCTCCGTTTCCCACTTCTTCGTCTCCTCCGGCGCCGGCCTCGGCCTCTACATCTTCCTCATCCTTCTTCCCTTCATCG TCCTGTGCCCGCTCTACTACTACTATCAGCACCACCCCTTAAATTTCATTCTACTCGGAATTTTTACGGTCTCCATCAGCTTCGCCGTCGGGTTGACGTGTGCCTACACCAGCG GAAAAGTAATTCTGGAGTCGGTGATCCTCACGGCGGTAGTGGTTGTGAGCCTCACCCTGTACACCTTCTGGGCGGCTTCCAGAGGCCACGATTTCAGCTTCCTTGGACCATTTCTATTCTCCGCCATCATCATACTGATGCTCTTTGCTCTCATCCAG GTGATATTCCACTTGGGAAGGATCTCTACTATGATTTATGGAGCTATCGCCGCAATTATATTCTGTGGATACATCATCTATGACACAGATAATCTGATCAAACGCTACTCCTACGATGAGTACATTTGGGCAGCGGTGGCGCTGTACTTGGACATCATCAACTTGTTCTTGTCTCTGCTTACTTTGTTCAGAGCATCTGAAAGTTAA